A single region of the Deefgea piscis genome encodes:
- the rplU gene encoding 50S ribosomal protein L21, translated as MYAVVKTGGKQYKVVVGQKLNIEQITADVDSQIVLEEVLMVADGEAVKIGTPVVAGASIKATVVSHGRGEKVTIFKMRRRKHYMRRAGHRQNYTEIRIDAIVA; from the coding sequence ATGTATGCAGTCGTAAAAACCGGTGGCAAGCAGTATAAAGTTGTCGTCGGCCAAAAATTAAACATAGAACAGATTACTGCAGACGTTGACAGCCAGATCGTACTCGAAGAAGTATTGATGGTTGCAGACGGCGAAGCAGTGAAGATCGGTACCCCTGTGGTGGCCGGTGCTTCCATCAAAGCAACTGTGGTTTCTCATGGTCGTGGCGAAAAGGTTACCATCTTCAAGATGCGTCGCCGTAAGCACTACATGCGTCGTGCTGGTCATCGCCAGAACTACACCGAAATCCGTATCGACGCTATCGTCGCTTAA
- the rpmA gene encoding 50S ribosomal protein L27 — protein sequence MAHKKAGGSSRNGRDSESKRLGIKVYGGELIPAGSIIVRQRGTEFHAGDNVGMGKDHTLFAKCDGYVQYAVKGALKRRTVTVLPYVGEEEAAA from the coding sequence ATGGCACATAAGAAAGCTGGTGGTAGTTCACGTAACGGTCGTGATTCTGAATCAAAACGCCTTGGTATCAAAGTATACGGCGGCGAGTTGATCCCTGCAGGTTCAATTATTGTTCGTCAACGTGGTACTGAATTCCACGCTGGTGACAATGTTGGCATGGGTAAAGATCATACTTTATTCGCTAAGTGCGATGGTTATGTTCAGTACGCAGTGAAAGGCGCTTTGAAACGCCGCACTGTAACTGTATTGCCATACGTCGGCGAAGAAGAAGCTGCTGCTTAA
- the obgE gene encoding GTPase ObgE, with translation MKFIDEARIEAIGGKGGNGSASMRREKFVPRGGPDGGDGGKGGTVWAIADEDINTLVDYRFQKKYKARDGDNGRGADCYGKGGDDIELRMPIGTMITDAETGEVVADLTSNGVRIAIAKGGTGGFGNLHFKSSINRAPRQTTPGFEGERRDLRLELKVLADVGLLGMPNAGKSTFIRAVSAAKPKVADYPFTTLHPNLGVVRIDENRSFVIADVPGLIEGASDGAGLGHRFLKHLQRTGILLHLVDLAPFDADTDPVAEAKAIVEELRKYDENLYNKPRWLVLNKVDMIPEDEREERVAAFLEAYGWDAGVQNPYADFEPLKPRLFVIAGLTGEGCRDLTYAIMDYLEAAKKIAREEAEVEAARVAAEKAALLAARAAALEAGDVK, from the coding sequence ATGAAATTTATTGATGAAGCTCGAATTGAAGCCATTGGCGGTAAAGGTGGCAATGGTTCGGCCAGTATGCGCCGAGAAAAATTCGTTCCCCGCGGCGGCCCCGATGGTGGCGACGGTGGTAAAGGCGGTACGGTGTGGGCGATTGCCGACGAAGACATCAACACGCTGGTCGATTACCGCTTCCAAAAGAAATACAAAGCCCGCGATGGCGACAATGGCCGTGGTGCGGATTGCTACGGTAAAGGCGGCGACGATATCGAATTGCGCATGCCAATCGGCACCATGATTACCGATGCTGAAACTGGTGAAGTTGTTGCCGACTTGACCAGTAATGGCGTGCGGATTGCGATTGCCAAAGGCGGTACGGGTGGCTTTGGTAACTTGCACTTTAAATCATCGATTAACCGTGCGCCACGCCAAACAACGCCAGGTTTTGAAGGCGAGCGCCGTGATTTGCGTTTGGAATTGAAAGTTTTAGCCGATGTGGGCCTGCTCGGTATGCCGAATGCGGGTAAGTCGACCTTTATTCGTGCAGTGTCTGCAGCCAAGCCAAAAGTGGCTGATTATCCTTTCACGACTCTGCATCCAAATTTGGGCGTAGTGCGTATTGATGAAAACCGCAGTTTTGTTATTGCTGACGTACCGGGTTTGATCGAAGGTGCCAGTGATGGTGCAGGTCTTGGTCATCGCTTCTTAAAACATTTGCAACGCACTGGGATTTTGTTGCACTTGGTCGATTTAGCGCCGTTTGATGCCGATACCGATCCGGTTGCCGAAGCCAAAGCGATTGTTGAAGAGCTGCGTAAATACGATGAAAATCTTTACAATAAGCCGCGCTGGTTAGTGCTCAACAAAGTTGACATGATTCCAGAAGATGAACGTGAAGAGCGCGTTGCGGCCTTTTTGGAAGCCTACGGTTGGGATGCGGGCGTGCAAAATCCATACGCCGATTTTGAACCGCTAAAACCACGTTTGTTTGTGATTGCGGGTTTGACCGGCGAAGGTTGCCGCGATTTGACGTACGCGATTATGGATTACCTTGAAGCGGCGAAAAAAATCGCCCGTGAAGAAGCGGAAGTCGAAGCCGCACGCGTCGCAGCCGAAAAAGCCGCTTTGCTGGCAGCGCGTGCCGCAGCGCTAGAAGCGGGCGATGTAAAGTAA
- a CDS encoding ATP-binding protein produces MFQIKTLEMVHWDFWQRISVPLDAQIVTVVGPNGSGKTTLLDALRTMLALKCSGRRDYKRYVRNNKENIAWLRAVVSNPRRSGGGFFPYLFFPLASETVTLFCRIKKQGGDWVRQYAIAEGDAQLDGTTENHLQWLGVGDYRRRLEQAGLTPAIAEVLALEQGDTDKLCEYSPKTLLDLVFQVFGDKEVLDHYQEAKVRLREAEGELDKMNQQLSQLGLDVERFRMRASSYLEWCSLGTDTQRLEQEVIPALQVAEANENLRNYLMQFKQNRRSFWNRRGDLAQLEKQLAVARLAAQHTLQGESQSKADYDLQFQAFQAVRDAARDTEKLIKEGERLRELAEREHGADAVGLNDRLGELKQQEGDLKIWLKNAKEERQQLSEAQFALQAGKAPSPEFVRQMRSSLDAAGIPHQLLTEICEVKDNTWQDAVEALLAPSKHLILLQRESDKQRAWEVGERLRYRSFIVSEREPAPRATLGSILEILDFKAPVPAWLARQLNGIQRVKSVEAGARINGDWITREGYLRERRGARFIGVDTRDYAFGEAARHSRLADIALRLKALNEEILNKEADLNSLMRDIAAITQQLMGMQAVVQLASRQAELAAAAARYPEEQAAVQRLGAELAAAQAALESSREGRAGLRLGAQKIEIERDQLQRAIDEMQAQLQRQRNEISRQLTSIRTLREQVPSVWLLPATLRQLKEDYNSVAEVRHMMVRQTEQLSQAHWEKDETIVQRRDKLINDYKALEGESLGHRQEVDRTAQLTDEARAAYINKLRATVRAYGRNVKGLGELAGIDVELDMPHLENDDVVLAQAGLTARFNFDQKGMMGLNDGEASGGQQVMKSLILLIGLMMDESNPSGFVFIDEPFAHLDIFNIDRVGAFLKATNAQYLITTPLTHNTNVYGPSELTLTTRKKRPGETWAPLIMQTRRRTEPLDASTLAITI; encoded by the coding sequence ATGTTCCAGATTAAAACTTTAGAAATGGTGCACTGGGATTTCTGGCAAAGAATTTCAGTGCCGCTTGATGCACAAATTGTGACTGTCGTCGGGCCAAATGGTTCGGGCAAGACTACCTTGCTCGACGCGCTACGTACTATGTTGGCGTTGAAATGCTCAGGACGTCGCGATTACAAGCGTTATGTGCGTAATAACAAAGAAAACATCGCTTGGTTGCGCGCTGTGGTGAGTAATCCACGCCGCAGCGGTGGTGGGTTTTTTCCGTATTTGTTTTTCCCGCTAGCCAGTGAAACGGTGACGCTGTTTTGCCGGATTAAAAAGCAGGGCGGTGATTGGGTGCGGCAGTATGCGATCGCCGAGGGCGATGCGCAGCTTGATGGCACAACTGAGAATCATCTGCAATGGTTGGGGGTGGGCGATTATCGCCGCCGCTTGGAGCAAGCCGGTTTAACCCCAGCGATTGCCGAGGTATTGGCCTTGGAGCAAGGTGATACCGACAAGCTATGCGAATACTCCCCTAAAACACTGCTCGATTTGGTGTTTCAGGTGTTTGGCGACAAAGAAGTGCTCGATCATTATCAAGAAGCCAAGGTGCGTCTGCGCGAGGCGGAAGGCGAGCTGGATAAAATGAACCAGCAATTGTCGCAACTGGGATTGGATGTCGAGCGTTTTCGGATGCGCGCCAGTAGCTATTTGGAATGGTGCTCTTTGGGGACTGATACCCAGCGCTTAGAGCAAGAGGTGATTCCAGCGCTGCAAGTGGCTGAGGCTAATGAGAATTTGCGCAATTACTTGATGCAATTTAAGCAAAATCGCCGCAGTTTTTGGAATCGACGCGGTGATTTGGCGCAGTTAGAAAAGCAGCTGGCGGTGGCGCGCTTAGCGGCGCAGCATACTTTGCAGGGAGAGTCACAAAGCAAGGCCGATTATGATCTGCAATTTCAAGCTTTCCAAGCTGTGCGGGATGCGGCGCGTGATACTGAAAAACTAATCAAAGAAGGCGAGCGCTTGCGTGAGCTGGCCGAACGTGAGCACGGCGCCGATGCGGTGGGCCTGAATGACCGTTTGGGTGAGTTAAAGCAGCAAGAGGGCGACCTTAAAATTTGGCTGAAAAATGCCAAAGAGGAACGCCAGCAATTATCCGAAGCGCAATTTGCCTTGCAAGCGGGCAAAGCGCCGTCGCCAGAATTTGTGCGCCAAATGCGCTCCAGCCTTGATGCGGCAGGAATTCCGCACCAATTGCTAACCGAAATTTGCGAAGTAAAAGATAATACTTGGCAAGACGCAGTTGAAGCCTTGCTCGCGCCATCGAAGCATTTGATCTTGTTGCAGCGCGAATCGGATAAACAGCGCGCATGGGAAGTGGGTGAGCGTTTACGTTATCGCAGCTTTATTGTGTCTGAGCGCGAGCCTGCGCCAAGAGCGACCTTGGGTTCGATTTTAGAAATTCTCGACTTTAAAGCGCCGGTGCCAGCTTGGTTGGCGCGGCAATTGAATGGCATTCAGCGCGTTAAATCGGTTGAAGCGGGCGCACGCATTAATGGTGATTGGATTACCCGTGAGGGGTATTTGCGTGAACGCCGTGGTGCGCGTTTTATCGGGGTCGATACCCGTGATTATGCTTTTGGTGAGGCCGCACGTCATTCTCGCTTAGCCGATATTGCATTGCGCTTAAAAGCACTAAACGAAGAAATCTTAAATAAAGAAGCCGATCTTAATAGCTTGATGCGCGACATCGCGGCGATTACTCAGCAATTAATGGGCATGCAGGCGGTGGTTCAGTTGGCGAGTCGTCAGGCCGAATTGGCGGCAGCTGCTGCACGTTATCCTGAAGAGCAAGCGGCGGTGCAGCGTTTGGGTGCTGAACTTGCTGCAGCGCAAGCGGCGCTGGAGTCTTCTCGCGAAGGTCGTGCCGGTTTACGTTTGGGCGCACAAAAAATCGAGATTGAGCGGGATCAGTTGCAACGTGCTATTGATGAAATGCAGGCGCAGTTGCAGCGTCAACGCAATGAAATCAGCCGACAATTGACGTCGATTCGTACTTTGCGTGAGCAAGTGCCATCGGTTTGGCTGTTGCCAGCCACGTTGCGCCAATTGAAGGAAGACTACAATAGTGTCGCTGAAGTGCGGCATATGATGGTGCGCCAAACTGAGCAACTCAGCCAAGCGCATTGGGAAAAAGACGAAACCATCGTTCAGCGCCGCGATAAATTGATTAACGATTACAAAGCGCTCGAAGGCGAATCGCTCGGTCATCGCCAAGAAGTCGATCGCACTGCTCAGCTGACCGATGAAGCGCGTGCCGCATATATTAATAAATTGCGCGCGACAGTTCGCGCCTACGGTCGCAATGTGAAAGGCTTGGGCGAGCTGGCTGGTATTGATGTTGAACTCGATATGCCGCATTTGGAAAACGATGATGTGGTGCTGGCGCAAGCTGGCTTAACGGCAAGATTCAATTTCGATCAAAAAGGCATGATGGGCTTGAACGACGGCGAAGCGTCGGGCGGTCAGCAGGTGATGAAATCATTGATCTTGTTGATTGGCTTAATGATGGATGAAAGTAATCCATCGGGCTTTGTGTTTATCGATGAGCCATTTGCGCATTTGGATATTTTCAATATTGATCGTGTTGGTGCTTTCCTAAAAGCGACGAATGCGCAGTACTTGATTACCACGCCGCTTACGCATAATACCAATGTATATGGGCCGTCTGAATTGACGCTGACTACGCGTAAAAAACGCCCCGGCGAGACTTGGGCGCCGCTGATTATGCAAACGCGTCGCCGCACCGAGCCGCTGGATGCGAGTACACTAGCAATAACTATTTAA
- a CDS encoding THUMP domain-containing class I SAM-dependent RNA methyltransferase has translation MLQIFDFFAPCPRGLEVVLEKELEALAAKKIHVTDGGVAFSGPWTLMYKANLHSRVASRILWKLVEKPYRSEDDIFRLARDTEWADIFAVENTIKVSVTAVRSPVRSTNFVALKVKDGICDRFRLKCGNRPSVDTEAPDMRINVYLSEKNVTLYLDTSGEPLFKRGYRVETGDAPLRENLAAGILSLSGWTPDQAFYDPMCGSGTFLVEAAMIARRVAPGMDRQFAFQKMRMYDKSFWQNILTEAKAQELSAAPNVIMGSDVSSTVLVHAKANIEAAGMQDSIQLKQLNVLDAKPPAESGVWVCNPPYGARMDEKEHLASLYPQWATLLKQRFAGWNTYFLTADLDMPKHMRLKASKRTVLFNGPLECRLFEYKMIAGGNRDKPKEE, from the coding sequence GTGCTACAAATTTTTGATTTTTTTGCCCCTTGTCCACGTGGACTTGAGGTTGTACTAGAAAAAGAGCTCGAAGCGCTGGCAGCGAAGAAAATTCACGTCACCGATGGCGGCGTGGCTTTTTCTGGCCCGTGGACTTTGATGTATAAAGCCAATCTACATTCACGCGTGGCGAGTCGGATTTTATGGAAATTGGTTGAAAAACCATATCGTTCAGAAGACGATATTTTCCGTTTGGCACGTGATACTGAATGGGCGGATATTTTTGCCGTAGAAAACACCATTAAAGTGAGCGTTACCGCAGTGCGCTCGCCGGTACGCAGTACCAATTTTGTCGCGTTGAAAGTGAAAGACGGTATTTGCGATCGTTTCCGCCTTAAGTGCGGTAATCGCCCGAGTGTGGATACTGAAGCACCCGATATGCGAATTAATGTGTATCTATCAGAGAAAAACGTCACGCTGTATTTAGATACTTCAGGTGAGCCGCTGTTTAAACGTGGTTATCGCGTTGAAACTGGTGATGCCCCATTGCGTGAAAATCTAGCCGCGGGGATTTTGTCCTTAAGTGGTTGGACGCCAGATCAAGCGTTTTACGATCCGATGTGCGGTTCGGGTACCTTCCTCGTTGAAGCTGCGATGATTGCGCGCCGTGTTGCGCCGGGCATGGATCGACAATTTGCATTCCAAAAAATGCGCATGTACGACAAATCCTTCTGGCAAAACATTTTGACGGAAGCCAAGGCACAAGAACTTAGTGCTGCGCCCAATGTCATTATGGGTAGTGATGTATCGAGCACCGTATTGGTTCATGCCAAAGCCAATATTGAGGCGGCAGGCATGCAAGACAGTATTCAATTAAAACAATTGAACGTTCTTGATGCTAAACCACCAGCAGAGTCGGGCGTGTGGGTTTGTAATCCACCCTATGGTGCACGGATGGATGAGAAAGAACATCTGGCTAGTTTGTATCCACAGTGGGCAACGCTCTTGAAGCAACGCTTTGCTGGTTGGAATACTTATTTCCTCACTGCCGACTTAGATATGCCTAAACACATGCGTTTGAAAGCCTCAAAACGTACGGTATTGTTTAATGGTCCACTGGAATGCCGCTTGTTTGAGTACAAAATGATTGCTGGCGGTAATCGGGATAAGCCAAAAGAAGAATAA
- a CDS encoding NAD(P)H-hydrate dehydratase → MQLRSSSDLLPALQQLIRPIDTHKGLYGSVAIVGGATGMTGATLLAGRAALHLGVGKIWIGLLEPRLLVDPNQPELMIVAANQILKQKPSHILIGPGLGQSQQATELLHSCLISRLPLVLDADALNLIAQESEFKSLLRARAAETIITPHPAEAARLLQYPTETVQAQREQAVKTLSKDLCCHTILKGSNTLIAHQDEVWVNSTGNSALSSAGQGDVLSGIVLALLAQGLSAIEASCCAVYLHGSAADSWRNKHPNGIGLTASETLLLVREELNQQLNLSK, encoded by the coding sequence ATGCAGCTTCGATCTAGCTCTGATTTACTCCCAGCGCTACAGCAATTAATACGGCCAATAGATACTCACAAAGGCCTCTACGGTAGCGTTGCCATAGTTGGCGGTGCCACAGGAATGACTGGTGCAACATTACTTGCAGGACGTGCTGCACTGCATTTAGGCGTCGGCAAGATTTGGATTGGCTTATTAGAGCCACGGCTACTGGTTGATCCAAATCAGCCAGAATTGATGATTGTCGCAGCGAATCAAATACTAAAACAAAAACCCAGTCATATACTTATCGGCCCAGGTTTAGGGCAATCCCAGCAAGCAACCGAGCTATTGCATAGCTGCTTAATAAGTCGCTTGCCATTAGTGCTTGATGCTGATGCATTGAACTTAATTGCACAAGAATCTGAGTTTAAATCACTACTGCGCGCTAGAGCAGCAGAAACAATCATTACCCCTCATCCAGCCGAAGCTGCACGCTTGCTTCAGTACCCCACAGAAACAGTACAAGCTCAACGCGAACAAGCCGTCAAAACACTGAGTAAAGACTTGTGTTGCCATACCATCCTTAAAGGCAGCAATACGCTAATTGCGCATCAAGATGAAGTTTGGGTCAATTCGACTGGCAACTCAGCACTGAGTAGTGCCGGACAGGGCGATGTCTTGAGTGGGATTGTACTAGCGTTATTGGCGCAAGGCCTAAGCGCAATTGAAGCCAGCTGTTGCGCTGTCTACCTACACGGTAGCGCAGCAGATTCATGGAGAAATAAACACCCCAATGGCATTGGCTTAACTGCAAGCGAAACCTTGTTACTGGTACGTGAAGAACTCAATCAACAATTAAACTTAAGCAAATAA
- a CDS encoding flagellar brake protein: MASNSSLTPIRLKDPSPYLVHDRDEILLVLTRLAKKPELVCLYANQQSDVFILSALLQVSQNNLIFDLGRNAELNQRLLSAKTICCVAHINSIHYQFDLIVSEATSINEQAAIVCLFPTQMLSLQRRDFYRLSIPLSTPLSCLIPLQQGGDVEISMSDISLGGVGLLGFVPDISLDIGSILHNCRIELPQVGLITADIEICTSNELTMKNGIRTIRSGCRFINLSGPGQTLVQRYINHVERKRLALE; this comes from the coding sequence ATGGCTAGCAACTCCTCATTAACGCCGATTCGGCTCAAAGATCCTAGCCCCTATTTAGTCCATGATCGTGATGAAATTTTGCTTGTATTAACTCGGCTGGCTAAAAAACCAGAATTAGTTTGTCTGTATGCAAATCAGCAAAGTGATGTATTTATTTTGAGTGCTTTACTTCAGGTTAGTCAAAACAATCTTATTTTTGATCTAGGCCGAAATGCAGAATTAAATCAGCGCCTACTTTCTGCAAAAACAATATGTTGCGTTGCGCACATCAATAGCATTCACTATCAATTTGATTTAATTGTGAGTGAGGCCACCAGTATTAATGAGCAAGCGGCTATTGTTTGTTTGTTTCCAACGCAAATGCTAAGTTTGCAGCGACGAGATTTCTACCGGCTCTCCATTCCATTATCAACCCCATTATCTTGTCTTATACCTTTACAACAAGGTGGTGATGTCGAGATTTCAATGTCAGATATTAGCCTTGGTGGAGTTGGCCTACTCGGCTTTGTTCCTGATATTTCACTCGATATCGGCAGTATTTTGCACAATTGCCGTATTGAGCTACCCCAAGTCGGTCTGATTACTGCAGATATTGAAATATGCACGAGCAATGAACTCACTATGAAAAATGGCATCCGCACCATTCGCAGTGGTTGTCGATTTATTAATTTATCCGGTCCAGGGCAAACCTTAGTACAGCGCTATATTAACCATGTTGAACGCAAGCGCTTGGCGCTAGAATAA
- a CDS encoding nucleotidyltransferase domain-containing protein: MSITTTLISSHRDKMAQRAAQLMHEGRAKNFEQARRQACIELGLSTKEIGACTAEIEAAMAHYQLLFCPDFDEDLLKLRQKALALMIFFQQFEPYLVGSILKGNASKHSDINLLVYSDDPKIVEIFLLNQQIDYSSKERKTQYRQTDSPTIAFWFDQTEVHLQILPSVARHQYAKKNERANYRQLQQLIADSQSTHSIASEE; the protein is encoded by the coding sequence ATGTCTATCACAACGACATTAATATCTTCCCACCGCGACAAAATGGCTCAACGTGCGGCACAATTAATGCACGAGGGTCGAGCTAAAAATTTTGAGCAAGCACGTCGTCAAGCTTGTATCGAATTAGGCTTATCCACCAAGGAGATCGGCGCTTGCACTGCAGAAATAGAAGCAGCAATGGCGCATTATCAGCTGTTATTTTGCCCCGATTTTGATGAAGATTTACTTAAATTACGTCAAAAAGCATTGGCTTTAATGATTTTTTTCCAGCAATTTGAGCCATATCTCGTTGGCTCGATACTCAAGGGCAATGCCAGTAAACACTCTGATATTAATCTTTTGGTTTACTCTGATGACCCAAAAATTGTTGAAATTTTTTTATTAAATCAACAAATAGATTACTCAAGTAAAGAGAGAAAGACGCAATATCGTCAAACCGATTCTCCAACAATTGCTTTCTGGTTTGATCAAACAGAAGTACATTTACAAATATTGCCCAGTGTCGCCCGTCATCAATACGCAAAAAAAAATGAGCGCGCTAATTACCGACAACTTCAACAACTGATAGCAGACAGTCAATCGACACACTCTATTGCATCAGAGGAATAG
- a CDS encoding penicillin-binding protein 1A, translating into MTYPKLPPLNALTDYKPKIPLRIFSEDKVLIGEFGEERRAFVPINQVPPMMINALLAAEDERFYQHGGIDYLGVLRAIVGNVLSGHSQSGASTITMQVAKNFYLSNEKTYTRKFNEALLAFKIEHNLSKDQILELYINQIYLGQRAYGFSSAAQTYFGKNLKDLSVAEFAMLAGLPKAPSAYNPIVNPKRATLRQMYVLRRMAELNFIDAAQYKAAQTEQLVFSRNSQQFPVHAEYVAEMVRQMMFKKYQEATYTQGFQVFTTINSQAQNDAYSALRSGILEYDNRHGYKGPEGFIDAALLANQIDEQLDEALSNIKEADDLRPAIVLSSNNKEVRAYLQGGEQITIQGDGLRFARSALSDKNTPANRIRPGAIIRVNATEKGWAIKQLPEVEGAIVAMDPQNGAIRALVGGFDFNHNNFNHVTQAWRQPGSSFKPFVYSASLERGVTPATMINDAPLVIEVGGQRWEPKNYDGRFRGMTSVRKALTLSTNLVSVRILQAIGTDYAQQHLTRFGFDPKQHPAYLTMALGAGSVTPLQLAEGYSVFANTGYRVRSFFIDRIEDARGKVLAQTQPEVAGKNAPRTLDARNAFIMNSMMGDVIKMGTATKAKVLGRSDLAGKTGTTNDAYDAWFAGYQANLVTITWIGFDKPKSLGARETGGGAALPIWVNFMGKALKDIPESPWVMPDGVISRTTETERGPITEYFYQEFQSTNPQLGLSGGSETEAAPIDEIKEQLF; encoded by the coding sequence GTGACCTATCCAAAGTTGCCTCCGCTCAATGCGCTCACTGACTACAAACCTAAAATTCCATTACGAATTTTCAGTGAAGATAAAGTTTTAATTGGTGAATTTGGCGAGGAAAGACGGGCCTTTGTTCCCATCAACCAAGTTCCGCCAATGATGATTAACGCGCTACTGGCCGCCGAAGATGAGCGTTTTTATCAGCATGGTGGCATTGATTATCTCGGTGTGCTGCGTGCGATTGTTGGTAATGTACTTTCTGGGCACTCACAATCAGGCGCCAGCACGATCACGATGCAGGTTGCCAAAAACTTCTATTTATCCAATGAAAAAACTTACACTCGTAAGTTCAATGAAGCCTTACTTGCATTCAAAATTGAGCACAACCTATCTAAAGATCAGATTTTAGAACTTTATATTAACCAAATTTATTTAGGCCAGCGTGCTTACGGTTTCTCTTCTGCCGCACAAACTTATTTTGGAAAAAACCTAAAAGACCTTTCAGTTGCTGAATTTGCCATGTTGGCCGGCTTACCAAAAGCCCCATCAGCTTACAATCCAATTGTTAATCCAAAACGAGCCACATTACGTCAAATGTATGTGCTACGCAGAATGGCTGAGCTGAATTTTATTGATGCCGCACAATACAAAGCCGCACAAACCGAACAATTAGTATTTAGCCGTAATAGCCAACAGTTTCCTGTTCATGCTGAGTATGTCGCTGAAATGGTACGGCAAATGATGTTTAAAAAATATCAAGAAGCGACCTACACCCAAGGTTTCCAAGTCTTTACGACCATTAATAGCCAAGCACAAAATGATGCGTATAGTGCATTGCGTAGCGGCATTCTCGAGTACGATAATCGCCACGGCTACAAAGGTCCTGAGGGCTTTATTGATGCGGCACTACTGGCAAATCAAATAGATGAACAGCTCGATGAAGCACTTAGCAACATCAAAGAAGCTGATGACTTACGCCCGGCCATTGTATTGAGTAGCAATAACAAAGAAGTTCGTGCTTACTTGCAAGGTGGTGAACAAATTACGATTCAAGGTGATGGCTTACGCTTTGCCCGTAGCGCCCTTTCTGATAAAAACACCCCAGCGAACCGAATCCGCCCTGGCGCTATCATTCGCGTGAATGCCACAGAAAAGGGCTGGGCCATTAAGCAGCTACCTGAAGTCGAAGGGGCCATTGTCGCAATGGATCCACAAAATGGCGCGATTCGAGCACTGGTTGGTGGTTTTGATTTTAACCATAACAACTTTAATCATGTCACTCAAGCATGGCGTCAACCCGGCTCTAGCTTTAAACCTTTCGTTTATTCCGCAAGTTTAGAGCGCGGGGTCACCCCTGCAACCATGATCAATGATGCCCCCTTGGTCATTGAAGTTGGTGGACAACGCTGGGAGCCGAAGAATTACGATGGTCGTTTTAGAGGCATGACCTCGGTGCGTAAAGCTTTGACCCTATCGACCAATTTAGTGTCTGTGCGGATTTTACAAGCCATCGGTACCGACTATGCACAGCAGCATTTAACCCGCTTTGGCTTTGACCCCAAGCAGCACCCTGCCTATCTGACCATGGCACTCGGTGCGGGCAGCGTCACGCCGTTGCAGTTGGCAGAAGGTTATTCGGTATTTGCCAATACCGGCTACCGTGTGCGCTCATTTTTTATTGATCGCATCGAAGATGCGCGCGGTAAAGTATTAGCGCAAACCCAGCCAGAGGTTGCCGGCAAAAATGCACCGCGCACCTTGGATGCGCGCAATGCGTTCATCATGAATTCAATGATGGGCGATGTCATTAAAATGGGTACCGCAACGAAAGCTAAGGTGCTAGGCCGCAGCGATTTGGCAGGCAAAACAGGGACAACCAATGATGCTTATGATGCTTGGTTTGCAGGTTATCAAGCTAACTTAGTCACCATTACTTGGATTGGTTTTGATAAACCTAAATCACTCGGCGCACGCGAAACCGGTGGCGGTGCCGCACTGCCTATTTGGGTGAATTTCATGGGTAAAGCACTCAAAGATATTCCCGAATCACCTTGGGTAATGCCAGATGGTGTCATTAGCCGAACGACTGAGACTGAACGCGGTCCGATCACCGAATATTTTTATCAAGAGTTTCAATCTACCAATCCACAGCTTGGTCTAAGTGGTGGCAGCGAGACTGAAGCGGCTCCGATCGATGAAATTAAAGAACAATTATTTTAA